Within bacterium, the genomic segment GTGCTCCCTTCGTCGCGGGAGCCCGCGAGTTCCTCGAGGCCAATCACGGGCGTTGCCGCTTGTATGTGGCTTCCGCCACCCCGGAGGAAGAGCTGAAGCAGATTGTGCGGGGGAGGGGGATTGAAGGGTTCTTCGCCGGAATTTTCGGCGCCCCGAAAAAGAAGGCGGAAATCCTGCGGGCAATCGCTATGAAAGAGGGCTGCGGCGAAGGCGACATGGTTTTTATCGGGGATTCTCCCTCGGATCGAGATGCCTCCCGGGAGGCAGGGATTCCCTTCTTGGCGCGCTCGGGCACGTCGGGGCCATTAGCCGATGCCCCCTTCCGGGTTTCCGACCTGACCTCTTTGGAGCGCTGTCTCAAGGAGCTTTTCGCTGGATGAGGAC encodes:
- a CDS encoding HAD hydrolase-like protein, yielding MGLERRRVIVFDFDGVILESTEIKASAYRELFEEHSGHRDAILEYQNENGGLPRRVQIQHVYSRILGRALTDAQLDAECNRYGEIVFQRVMRAPFVAGAREFLEANHGRCRLYVASATPEEELKQIVRGRGIEGFFAGIFGAPKKKAEILRAIAMKEGCGEGDMVFIGDSPSDRDASREAGIPFLARSGTSGPLADAPFRVSDLTSLERCLKELFAG